A part of Thermus sp. LT1-2-5 genomic DNA contains:
- the radA gene encoding DNA repair protein RadA, with translation MGKTAYVCVECGYRTPKPLGRCPGCGAWESFQEVAPTPPKREAPKEASLHFLSRVEEGEEGRFSSGLEEVDRVLGGGFVPGEVVLLGGEPGVGKSTLLLEMAKRMGREVFYVAGEESPGQIKLRARRLGLEELVLLRETRLEPLLALLERKPPEALFVDSIQTIEAGGSPGSLVAVREATGAFVRLAKATGTAVVLVGHVTKEGVVAGPKSVEHAVDATLYLETAGVYRVLRSAKNRFGPVGELGVFRMEEKGLLEVKNPSEAFLLERPLGVPGSAIALALAGERALALEVQALAAKTPFPAPRRVVQGLEGRRVDMVLAVLERRLGLPLGNLDIYVNLAGGLRVQDPGLDLAVALAVYSAVVGKPLPPDLAVVGEVGLLGEVRSVMGLERRLKEGERAGFSRFLHPGNIRGLKEAVERYFG, from the coding sequence ATGGGGAAGACCGCATACGTCTGCGTGGAGTGTGGCTACCGCACCCCTAAGCCCCTGGGGCGGTGCCCGGGGTGTGGGGCCTGGGAAAGCTTCCAGGAGGTGGCCCCCACCCCCCCAAAGCGGGAGGCGCCCAAGGAGGCCTCCCTCCACTTTCTTTCCCGGGTGGAGGAAGGGGAAGAAGGGCGCTTCTCCTCGGGCCTCGAGGAGGTGGACCGGGTGTTGGGCGGGGGGTTTGTCCCCGGGGAGGTGGTCCTCCTGGGAGGGGAGCCTGGGGTGGGCAAGAGCACCCTCCTCCTGGAGATGGCCAAGCGCATGGGCCGGGAGGTCTTCTACGTGGCGGGGGAGGAGTCGCCGGGCCAGATCAAGCTCCGGGCCCGGCGGCTTGGCCTAGAAGAGCTTGTTCTCCTTCGGGAAACGCGCCTGGAGCCCCTTTTGGCCCTGCTGGAGCGCAAGCCCCCAGAAGCGCTTTTTGTGGATTCCATCCAGACCATCGAGGCCGGGGGAAGCCCGGGGAGCCTGGTGGCGGTGCGGGAGGCCACGGGGGCCTTCGTGCGCTTGGCCAAGGCCACGGGCACGGCGGTGGTCCTGGTGGGGCACGTGACCAAGGAGGGGGTGGTGGCGGGGCCCAAGAGCGTGGAGCATGCGGTGGACGCCACGCTTTACCTGGAAACCGCCGGGGTCTACCGGGTGTTGCGGAGCGCCAAGAACCGCTTCGGCCCTGTGGGCGAGCTCGGGGTCTTCCGCATGGAGGAGAAGGGGCTTTTGGAGGTGAAAAACCCCTCCGAGGCCTTCCTCCTGGAAAGGCCCCTAGGGGTTCCGGGAAGCGCCATCGCCTTGGCCTTGGCCGGGGAAAGGGCCTTGGCCCTCGAGGTCCAGGCCCTGGCGGCCAAGACCCCCTTCCCCGCCCCCCGCCGGGTGGTGCAGGGCCTCGAGGGCCGACGGGTGGACATGGTCCTGGCGGTGCTGGAAAGGCGGCTTGGGCTACCCCTGGGCAACCTGGACATCTACGTGAACCTGGCGGGGGGGCTTCGGGTGCAGGACCCAGGGCTGGATTTGGCCGTGGCCCTGGCGGTGTATTCTGCGGTGGTGGGCAAGCCCCTTCCCCCGGACCTGGCGGTGGTGGGGGAGGTGGGGCTTCTCGGCGAGGTGCGAAGCGTTATGGGCTTGGAGAGGCGGCTTAAGGAAGGGGAACGGGCGGGGTTTTCCCGCTTCCTCCACCCCGGGAACATCCGGGGGCTAAAGGAGGCGGTGGAAAGGTACTTCGGATGA
- a CDS encoding ATP-dependent Clp protease ATP-binding subunit, whose protein sequence is MNRYDDRARLVFHYAREEGSRLGHSMIGPEHLLLGLMREGGTAARILQEYGASLEAMRRMVEELVGRGEGSRTGEPPAITPRARRVMELASAEARNMGAPVIGTEHILLGIIREGDGIAYRILSHFAKDVDAIRWRVLSMAEGREREKPVNTPFLDEYGRDLTKEAREGKLDPVIGRQEEINRVIQILARRTKNNPVLIGDPGVGKTAIVEGLAQAIVEGRVPPILRGARVVAIDLAGVVAGTKYRGEFEERLRQIIEELKNAKVIAFIDELHTLIGAGGAEGTLDAANILKPALARGEIQVIGATTTGEYHRYIEKDAALERRFQPVIVLEPSPEETLEILKGLRPRYEAHHGVIIPDEILELSVKIGIRSLPGRNFPDKAIDLIDEAASRVRLNASLGLPVAEEEDGTPMVTREDIEAVVDSWGGVYVDDKDDEKLMRLEEELRKRVVGQEEAIRALASALRRARVGLGGRTRVAASFLFVGQSGVGKTQLAKALAEVLFGSERALIRFDMSEFQEPHSISKLIGAPPGYVGYEQGGRLTEAVRRQPFSVVLLDEIEKAHPDIYNTFLQVLDEGRLTDGMGRTVDFRRVILIMTSNTGYNVGPAIGFTSKEVDTESPLKALFTPEFLDRLDEVIRFRPLTEEELVQVARLMLEDIQKELKSRDIEVTFAPEVARFVVEQAPKTGSARAIRGVIRERIEDPLSLALLKKPTGRLYVSVEEGRLAFHEVEGEELLV, encoded by the coding sequence ATGAACAGGTACGACGACCGCGCCAGGCTGGTCTTTCACTACGCAAGGGAGGAGGGGAGCCGCTTAGGCCACTCCATGATCGGCCCAGAGCACCTCCTCCTGGGCCTGATGCGCGAGGGGGGCACCGCGGCCCGCATCCTCCAGGAGTACGGGGCGAGCCTCGAGGCCATGCGCCGCATGGTGGAGGAGCTGGTGGGCCGGGGTGAGGGGAGCCGCACCGGCGAGCCCCCCGCCATCACCCCCAGGGCGAGGCGGGTCATGGAGCTGGCCAGCGCCGAGGCCCGCAACATGGGCGCCCCGGTCATCGGCACGGAGCACATCCTCCTGGGCATCATCCGCGAGGGGGACGGGATCGCCTACCGCATCCTCTCCCACTTCGCCAAGGACGTGGACGCCATCCGCTGGCGGGTCCTGTCCATGGCCGAGGGCCGGGAACGGGAGAAGCCGGTGAACACCCCCTTCCTGGACGAGTACGGCCGCGACCTTACCAAGGAGGCCCGGGAGGGGAAGCTGGACCCCGTCATCGGCCGGCAGGAGGAGATCAACCGGGTCATCCAGATCCTGGCCCGGCGCACCAAGAACAACCCCGTCCTCATCGGCGACCCTGGGGTGGGCAAGACCGCCATCGTGGAGGGCCTGGCCCAGGCCATTGTGGAAGGCCGGGTCCCCCCCATCCTGCGAGGAGCGCGGGTGGTGGCCATTGACCTCGCCGGGGTGGTGGCGGGCACCAAGTACCGGGGCGAGTTTGAGGAACGCTTGCGCCAGATCATCGAGGAGCTCAAAAACGCCAAGGTCATCGCCTTCATCGACGAGCTCCACACCCTCATCGGCGCCGGGGGGGCCGAGGGGACCCTGGACGCCGCCAACATCCTGAAGCCCGCCTTGGCCCGGGGGGAAATCCAGGTGATCGGGGCCACCACCACCGGGGAGTACCACCGCTACATTGAAAAGGACGCCGCCTTAGAACGCCGCTTCCAACCCGTGATCGTCCTGGAGCCCTCCCCGGAGGAAACCCTGGAAATCCTCAAGGGCCTCCGCCCCCGCTACGAGGCCCACCACGGGGTCATCATCCCGGACGAGATCCTGGAGCTCTCGGTCAAGATCGGCATCCGCTCCCTTCCCGGGCGCAACTTTCCCGACAAGGCCATAGACCTCATCGACGAGGCGGCAAGCCGGGTGCGCCTCAACGCCTCCTTGGGCCTCCCCGTGGCCGAGGAGGAGGACGGCACCCCCATGGTGACCCGGGAGGACATCGAGGCGGTGGTGGACTCCTGGGGCGGGGTCTACGTGGACGACAAGGACGACGAGAAGCTCATGCGCCTGGAGGAGGAGCTTAGGAAGCGGGTGGTGGGCCAGGAGGAGGCCATCCGCGCCCTGGCAAGCGCCCTCCGCAGGGCCCGGGTGGGCCTGGGGGGCCGGACCCGGGTGGCGGCGAGCTTCCTCTTCGTGGGGCAAAGCGGCGTGGGCAAGACCCAGCTGGCCAAGGCCCTGGCGGAGGTGCTCTTCGGCTCGGAGCGGGCCCTCATCCGCTTTGACATGTCGGAGTTCCAGGAGCCCCACTCCATCTCCAAGCTCATTGGGGCCCCGCCTGGCTACGTGGGCTACGAGCAGGGAGGCCGCCTCACGGAGGCGGTGCGCCGCCAGCCCTTTAGCGTGGTCCTCCTAGACGAGATCGAGAAGGCCCACCCCGACATCTACAACACCTTCCTCCAGGTCCTGGACGAGGGCCGCCTCACGGACGGCATGGGGCGCACCGTGGACTTCCGCCGGGTGATCCTCATCATGACCTCCAACACCGGCTACAACGTGGGCCCCGCCATCGGCTTCACCAGCAAGGAGGTGGACACCGAGTCCCCCTTGAAGGCCCTCTTCACCCCCGAGTTCCTGGACCGCCTGGACGAGGTGATCCGCTTCCGCCCCCTTACGGAGGAGGAGCTGGTCCAGGTGGCCCGGCTCATGTTGGAGGACATCCAGAAGGAGCTGAAGAGCCGGGACATAGAGGTGACCTTCGCTCCGGAAGTGGCCCGCTTCGTGGTGGAGCAGGCCCCCAAGACGGGGAGCGCCCGGGCCATCCGCGGGGTGATCCGGGAGCGCATCGAAGACCCCCTCTCCCTCGCCCTCCTGAAGAAGCCCACGGGACGGCTTTACGTGAGCGTGGAGGAGGGCCGGTTGGCCTTCCACGAGGTGGAGGGGGAGGAGCTTTTGGTCTAG